One Rosa chinensis cultivar Old Blush chromosome 5, RchiOBHm-V2, whole genome shotgun sequence genomic region harbors:
- the LOC112164950 gene encoding glycerophosphodiester phosphodiesterase GDPDL3: MWNSRAPVTVLAALLYSVALVSAQGSSQWKTLTGDPPLVIARGGFSGLFPGFSSIAYNLAMITSVPDVVLYCDVQLTKDAAGICFPDLLLNNNSNVVDLFPKKENTYPVDGVPTKGWFSIDYTLKDLANVIVTQGVYSRSNKFDGNMYPILTVEDVVAQFRPPGLWLNIEKNIFFTQHNLSMRNYVLSVSKKVVVNFISSPEVNFLKSIKARVSPSTTKLIFKFPEGAEIEPSTNQTYGSLLKNLTYIKTFASGIIVPKTYIWPVTVDNYLEPHTTIVSDAHKAGLTVFVSGLYNDVPFPFNYSYDPVSEYLSFFDNGDFSVDGVLSDFPLTPSAVIDCYAHPEKNASVKDTPLVISKDGDSGDYPGCTDLAYMHAIADGVDVLDCNVQMSKDGIPFCSSSINLIDSTAVAQSSFSSYTMNVPEIKVGSGIYTFSLTWDQIKTLQSTISSPEKNYKLLRNPRFKNAGTYLKLSEFLTLAKNSSSLLGVLIGIEHAAYLVEKQGLRVTDAVMTELKNAGFGNQTALDVMIQSSNSSVLMKFKEKSKYKLVYKIEEDIGDAPDKTVQDIKKFADAVVINKASVFPENQLFVSGATNVVKKFHGFKLPVYVELFSNEFVSQAWDFFSDASVEINSFVMGAEVDGVITGFPKTAARYKRNRCLSYKETPTYMSPVLPGSLIQVISPAYLPPAEAPNPALTESDVVEPPLPSAETALAPGPAGGSTVPPPRPNGQPKTAACFFLSTLAMLVATLFLI; this comes from the exons ATGTGGAACTCACGCGCTCCGGTCACCGTACTTGCTGCTCTTCTCTACTCAGTAGCTCTGGTCTCTGCTCAGGGATCTAGTCAATGGAAAACACTCACAG GAGATCCGCCTTTGGTCATAGCACGAGGGGGCTTTTCAGGACTCTTTCCTGGTTTCAGTTCTATAGCTTACAATTTGGCAATGATCACTAGTGTACCAGATGTGGTATTATATTGTGATGTCCAACTAACAAAGGATGCAGCTGGAATTTGCTTTCCAGATTTGCTGCTGAATAACAATTCGAATGTTGTTGATTTGTTTCCAAAGAAGGAAAATACTTACCCGGTTGATGGAGTTCCGACTAAAGGGTGGTTTAGCATTGACTATACTCTCAAAGACCTTGCAAATGTTATTG TTACTCAGGGAGTATATTCACGATCCAACAAGTTTGATGGCAATATGTACCCAATTCTCACCGTAGAAGATGTGGTTGCGCAATTCAGACCACCAGGCTTATGGTTGAATATTGAG AAGAATATATTCTTCACGCAACACAACTTGAGTATGAGAAACTATGTGCTTTCTGTATCAAAGAAAGTGGTTGTCAATTTTATCTCATCACCAGAGGTGAATTTCCTGAAAAGTATTAAAGCACGTGTTAGTCCAAGCACAACAAAGTTGATCTTTAAGTTTCCTGAGGGAGCTGAGATTGAGCCTTCGACAAACCAGACTTACGGTTCTCTATTGAAGAATCTCACATATATCAAGACATTTGCCTCTGGAATTATAGTTCCTAAAACTTACATATGGCCTGTCACTGTGGACAATTATTTAGAACCTCACACTACCATTGTTTCGGATGCTCATAAAGCAGGGCTAACAGTATTTGTGTCAGGTTTGTATAATGACGTGCCATTCCCCTTCAATTACAGTTATGATCCAGTTTCTGAATACCTGTCATTCTTCGACAACGGCGATTTCAGTGTTGACGGTGTGCTGTCTGACTTTCCCCTAACTCCATCAGCAGTCATAG ATTGTTATGCTCACCCAGAAAAGAATGCTTCAGTAAAAG ATACACCTTTGGTTATCTCGAAAGACGGAGATAGCGGAGACTACCCTGGCTGTACTGACTTGGCGTATATGCATGCAATTGCAGATGGTGTAGATGTACTCGATTGTAACGTCCAAATGTCCAAGGACGGGATACCATTTTGCTCGAGCTctataaatcttattgatagcACAGCAGTTGCTCAATCAAGCTTTAGCAGCTACACAATGAATGTTCCAGAAATTAAGGTTGGCAGTGGAATATATACCTTTAGCCTGACATGGGATCAGATCAAAACACTACAAT CAACTATATCAAGCCCAGAGAAAAATTACAAGTTGCTCAGGAATCCAAGATTCAAGAATGCTGGCACTTACTTGAAACTATCTGAATTTTTGACCTTGGCAAAGAATTCAAGTTCTCTATTAGGTGTCTTAATTGGCATAGAG CATGCGGCATATCTTGTAGAGAAGCAGGGACTACGTGTAACAGATGCAGTCATGACTGAATTGAAGAACGCTGGTTTTGGTAATCAGACAGCCCTAGATGTCATGATTCAGTCCAGCAATAGTTCTGTTCTGATGAAATTTAAGGAGAAAAGCAAGTATAAACTTGTTTACAAGATTGAAGAGGACATTGGTGATGCCCCTGATAAAACTGTTCAGGACATCAAGAAATTTGCTGATGCTGTGGTCATTAACAAGGCCTCTGTCTTTCCAGAAAATCAGTTATTCGTCAGTGGAGCAACCAATGTTGTAAAGAAGTTTCATGGATTTAAACTACCTGTTTATGTTGAACTCTTCAGCAATGAGTTTGTATCTCAAGCATGGGACTTCTTCTCAGATGCATCCGTGGAGATCAATTCATTTGTGATGGGGGCCGAAGTTGATGGTGTTATCACAGGCTTTCCCAAAACAGCTGCTAGATACAAAA GAAACCGGTGTTTAAGTTATAAAGAGACACCTACCTACATGAGCCCTGTTCTGCCAGGCAGTCTGATACAAGTTATTTCTCCTGCTTACTTGCCACCTGCTGAGGCCCCAAATCCAGCCCTGACAGAGAGTGATGTGGTTGAGCCGCCTTTGCCATCCGCCGAAACGGCCTTAGCTCCTGGGCCAGCTGGTGGATCGACAGTACCACCACCACGGCCAAACGGGCAGCCTAAGACTGCTGCGTGCTTCTTTCTCTCAACTCTGGCTATGCTAGTTGCCACTCTTTTTCTTATCTGA